The proteins below come from a single Seriola aureovittata isolate HTS-2021-v1 ecotype China chromosome 23, ASM2101889v1, whole genome shotgun sequence genomic window:
- the si:dkey-185m8.2 gene encoding trichohyalin isoform X2: protein MDTTDENGSLVTVANGDESLQAAMDSRRPPASTSVPPALPELRLVLLGRKGTGKSAAGNTILGGVGGFESGKPTEECVKRRADVAARKVTVVDTPGWEWYYPLNSTPNWVRRETLRSVSLCPPGPHAVLLVVRSCASVTDAYISEIEEHLEPLGKGVWEHTMLLFTRGDELGLTTMEQRILTSGPPLQRLLQKCGNRYHVVNNRSKGDGTQVKELIRKLEQMVEAKKGGNSHLEMDNTLLLGLEADGKRRARERRKKQRQMEAQMQRGTIKAALTSDGPQGSELDAHQSFSKAPRRLPEVRLVLLGERETGKSSAGNTILGKTGFFQAGAVTEECFRQQAEVAARLVTVVDTPGWEAGVAGATPERVKREIAGSVALCPPGPHALLLTLRVDTLVRVGHVREHLELLGEGVWRHTILLFTHGDQLREGVDIEQHVQGGGRDLQWLLDKCRSRYHVISSVDGGGRRSGGSTKVTELLEKVEKMATTNRCEAFSCLVQEVRDLSRQRNEKFNQRLKEVGDKMLRQEGELKNMRDREMKSIRWFFDRRKKVKSPGKADIQREEEEDEDRRSLGERKNDIGELEDRIRWLTEDKEREIQDMGIENERIQVALNQSRRDRDEVMLKLELKESEIEELTERIDEQQLKLLDLECAGVENEHERKQREDAIRAEKQEWRKKVEKLEETVKLQERERAEWMEKVDSLKAEMDETKRHYDDVLERKERENNREMTKLEEKLKEEMEIKLFEKDKEKDELRKKASDEKQITLDNLKQHEKEMERKVEEMKSQHEKEIERKTQEKETAIQDMKVKHQEEIARKISEKEQMMVRTKVQHREEIDQNLKEKAHDMESIQQRHENEIRNIQQENQREITDLKEQFAKENEEHKQAKEKEIAELEQMYHAQITEKMLENEKDKEQIHLNHKKEVAQKMQEKENEIEALKLQHWEEMARKTNEMEKLMEAMRAEQQDEMDRKMKENKEDVERVQQQYLEKMKEMEEERKRETEELKEQFAKETERQLQERQTQIRELEQKYAAQIEEKVLENEKEKEMIHQSNEKYTLEKLQEKDRLTEELKRQHTDEIEEKMHESEKEKERYETEMEKKVEEKEKEIEEVKLNVKDLKKKLQHKEEKEMDHANYKKETEQTLEEKEREIEEIKVNVKEIKEKLKQKEEAEKVHENNKKETEQRLEEKEREIEATKEHLKQLEQREKDQLNHKRQMEQKLEEKERVIEKLNQLLKDIEEILQRKEDERGEIILNQKKEAEQRLLDREREMEEMKEQLLNEMERMVKEKESEIESIKQQADSREMTWREEQKKKDERGENEMNKLIEIIDAKTKEITQAKCLLAERDREVDEARKTCANYLKDIEDLKETNQIQTSSIIEIQQRHTEQEKKKDSEIMEKLQEKEAELEQLRQRDRENEKEIVHLRLTIEQTKSELKDLTNKMEREMTSMIQEYEKEIARRNENIESLAKEKDDALSLLEEESRQSISNITEKYEQSLKKVEELQEQNEKMRKETENLKIKYEELKTESEEEVRKHLSGWEEQAKSKESEIQSVFEERDLEVRELKEANDKLQVQIERMKERDDEAKTLMNEQREHFERQLEEKQNEFRIKDEEIEQKFLKREKEVRQREQELSRNEEELSERGSKLDVKELELVEREEKLESKEQELRKLEVNLEIQQQEQEGRDQCEQDVRVKAQIIEKKERELESLLRALEGKQKELSCHGQDLQKKVRGLKDQGKELKDREHYLKNEEQELINWKSELQIRNEHVNSTTQQLDEMGRDLALLKEELHQKEKNLKISLKRLNDWEQSLEAREAGLREREQRDLENEVSAFNLEAAVGSSGDDIHMRYQEVRERREEGRGRESESTKNGEDQTMKTASSAAESNNCHLETLKEMDMADFKEGKKGRGDLEMEKVIEDMRLFSQSRGQGRSNHKDSPGLDFKVMVLGECWSSRSPAGVTILGGEASELDGSTFRSWRGQIAGRHLAVVEPLGLRWRDGPDPTNISLRKSLLDSISWCHPGPHVVLLLMPAFLTCTQRYRRAVEEHMSLLGEEIWQRALVLFTWGETLGVSAEQHILRNGELMGLVERCGGRYHVLTSKRTNSVIEGLFEKMEEIVALNNREQCLV, encoded by the exons ATGGACACGACAGATGAGAACGGCAGTCTAGTCACGGTGGCGAATGGTG atgagagtCTGCAGGCTGCAATGGACTCCAGACGCCCTCCTGCTTCAACCAGCGTCCCTCCTGCTCTCCCAGAACTCAGACTGGTCCTCCTGGGCAGGAAAGGAACCGGGAAGAGCGCGGCAGGCAACACCATCCTGGGAGGAGTGGGAGGGTTCGAGAGCGGGAAGCCCACGGAGGAGTGCGTGAAAAGACGAGCTGACGTGGCAGCGAGAAAAGTCACGGTGGTGGACACACCCGGGTGGGAGTGGTACTACCCGCTCAACAGCACCCCCAACTGGGTGAGGAGAGAAACTTTACGGAGTGTATCGCTTTGTCCTCCCGGACCCCACGCTGTGCTTCTGGTGGTTCGGTCCTGCGCCTCAGTCACTGACGCCTACATCTCTGAGATAGAGGAGCACCTGGAGCCGCTGGGAAAAGGAGTCTGGGAGCACACCATGCTGCTGTTCACCAGGGGAGACGAACTGGGCCTGACCACCATGGAGCAACGGATTCTGACCAGCGGCCCACCTCTCCAGAGACTCCTCCAGAAGTGTGGGAACAGATACCATGTTGTGAACAATCGCAGCAAAGGAGACGGGACGCAGGTCAAAGAGCTGATAAGGAAGCTGGAGCAGATGGTGGAGGCGAAGAAAGGTGGAAACAGTCATCTGGAGATGGACAACACATTGCTGCTGGGATTGGAAGCAGACGGGAAgaggagagcgagggagaggaggaagaaacagaggCAGATGGAGGCACAGATGCAGAGAGGGACCATCAAAGCAGCTCTCACAA GTGATGGTCCTCAGGGCTCCGAGCTCGATGCTCATCAGTCTTTCTCCAAGGCTCCGCGACGTCTCCCCGAGGTCAGGCTGGTTCTCCTGGGTGAGCGCGAAACTGGGAAGAGTTCTGCTGGGAATACAATCCTCGGGAAAACAGGCTTCTTCCAAGCCGGGGCAGTAACAGAGGAGTGCTTCCGTCAGCAAGCAGAGGTGGCCGCGCGGCTGGTGACGGTGGTGGACACACCGGGCTGGGAGGCAGGTGTGGCGGGTGCTACACCGGAGAGGGTGAAGAGGGAAATTGCGGGTAGCGTGGCTTTGTGTCCACCAGGGCCCCACGCACTCCTGCTGACTCTGAGAGTGGACACACTGGTGAGGGTGGGACATGTGAGGGAACATCTGGAGCTTTTGGGCGAGGGTGTGTGGAGACACACAATCTTGCTGTTCACCCACGGCGATCAGCTGCGAGAGGGGGTGGATATTGAACAGCACGTCCAGGGTGGGGGCAGAGACCTGCAGTGGCTGCTGGACAAATGCAGGAGCAGGTACCATGTCATCAGCAGTgtagatggaggaggaagaagaagtggaGGCTCCACTAAGGTGACAGAGCTCCTGGAAAAAGTGGAAAAGATGGCGACAACAAACAGGTGTGAGGCTTTCTCCTGTCTGGTTCAGGAGGTCAGGGATCTGAGCCGACAAAGGAACGAAAAGTTCAACCAGCGCCTGAAGGAGGTGGGAGATAAGATGCTTCGTCAGGAGGGGGAGTTGAAGAatatgagagacagagagatgaagagcaTCAGATGGTTCTTTGATAGGAGGAAGAAGGTAAAATCACCTGGGAAGGCCGACATTcaaagggaagaagaggaggatgaggacagGAGGAGCCTCGGGGAGAGGAAGAATGATATTGGCGAACTAGAGGACAGGATACGATGGCTGACTgaggataaagagagagaaattcaGGATATGGGCATAGAAAACGAGAGAATCCAAGTAGCACTAAACCAAAGTAGACGAGACAGGGATGAGGTGATGCTTAAACtggagctaaaagagagtgagattgaggagctgacagaaagaatTGACGAGCAGCAACTGAAGCTGCTCGACCTTGAATGTGCCGGTGTAGAAAATGAacatgagagaaaacagagggaggacgCCATTAGAGCGGAGAAACAAGAGTGGAGGAAAAAAGTGGAGAAATTGGAGGAAACTGtaaagctgcaggagagagaaagagcagagtgGATGGAAAAAGTCGATtctttaaaagcagaaatggaCGAGACAAAAAGACACTATGATGATGTTCTTGAGAGAAAAGAACGAGAAAATAACAGAGAGATGACAAAGCtggaagaaaaactaaaagaagagatggaaataaaactgtttgaaaaagacaaagagaaggatGAGCTGAGAAAGAAAGCCTCGGATGAAAAGCAGATAACTCTCGataatttaaaacaacatgaaaaagaaatggaaaggaAAGTTGAGGAAATGAAATCACAACAcgagaaagagatagagagaaaaacccaagagaaagaaacagcaaTACAAGACATGAAGGTGAAGCATCAGGAGGAGATCGCTAGAAAAATCAGTGAGAAAGAACAAATGATGGTGAGAACAAAAGTTCAACATCGAGAAGAGATTGATCagaatttgaaagaaaaagcacatgATATGGAAAGCATCCAACAGCGGCATGAGAACGAAATTAGGAACATACAGCAAGAAAACCAGAGAGAGATTACAGATCTGAAAGAGCAGTTTGCAAAAGAAAACGAGGAACATAAGCAAGcgaaagagaaagagatagcTGAGCTAGAACAAATGTATCACGcccaaataacagaaaaaatgcTAGAAAATGAGAAAGACAAGGAACAGATtcatttaaatcacaaaaaagaAGTGGCACAGAAGatgcaagagaaagaaaatgaaatagaaGCTTTAAAACTGCAGCATTGGGAAGAAATGGCAAGAAAAAcgaatgaaatggaaaaactgaTGGAGGCGATGAGAGCTGAACAACAGGATGAGATGgatagaaaaatgaaagaaaacaaggaagATGTAGAAAGAGTCCAACAACAGTACCTGGAAAAAATGAAGGAgatggaagaagaaagaaaaagagagactgaaGAGCTGAAAGAGCAGTTTGCAAAAGAAACTGAGAGACAATTGcaggaaagacaaacacagataaGAGAGTTAGAACAAAAATATGCTGCACAGATAGAAGAAAAAGTGCtagagaatgagaaagagaaagaaatgattCATCAATCCAATGAAAAATACACTTTGGAAAAACTgcaagagaaagacagactAACAGAGGAGTTAAAACGTCAGCACACTGATGAAATTGAAGAAAAAATGCAcgaaagtgaaaaagaaaaagaaagatacgagacagagatggagaaaaaggtggaggaaaaggaaaaggagattGAGGAGGTGAAACTGAATGTCAAAGATCTGAAGAAAAAGCTGCAACacaaggaggagaaagaaatggatCACGctaattacaaaaaagaaacagagcaaacactggaagaaaaagaaagagaaattgaGGAGATTAAAGTAAATGTCAAAGAGattaaagagaaactgaaacaaaaagaagaggcagaaaaagtaCACGAAAATAACAAGAAAGAAACGGAGCAAAgactggaagaaaaagaaagagaaatagaggCGACCaaagaacatttaaaacaacttgaacaaagagaaaaggatCAATTAAATcacaagagacagatggagcaAAAACTGGAAGAAAAAGAGCGAGTGATAGAAAAGTTGAACCAGCTTTTAAAGGATATCGAAGAGATCCTGCAAAGGAAAGAAGACGAGAGAGGAGAAATTATTCTAAACcaaaagaaagaggcagagcagcGACTGctagacagagagagggagatggaggagatgaaagagcagcttttaaatgaaatggagagaatggtaaaagaaaaggaaagtgagATTGAAAGCATTAAACAGCAGGCCGACTCCAGGGAGATGACATGGAGggaagagcagaagaagaaggatgagagaggagaaaacgaGATGAACAAGCTGATAGAAATCATCGATGCAAAAACTAAAGAGATAACACAAGCAAAGTGTCTTCTTGCAGAGAGAGACCGTGAGGTGGATGAGGCAAGAAAGACATGTGCAAACTACTTAAAAGATATTGAAGATCTGAAAGAAACCAATCAAATCCAGACCTCCAGCATCATTGAGATACAACAACGtcacacagagcaggaaaagaagaaagatagTGAAATTATGGAAAAACTGCAGGAGAAAGAAGCGGAGCTTGAGCAACTGaggcaaagagacagagaaaacgAGAAAGAGATCGTCCATTTGAGGCTAACGATCGAGCAGACAAAGTCCGAACTGAAGGATCTCACCAACAAGATGGAAAGGGAGATGACGAGCATGATCCAAGAATACGAAAAGGAGATTGCAAGAAGAAATGAGAACATAGAATCACTGGCAAAGGAGAAGGACGACGCTTTAAGTCTTTTGGAGGAGGAAAGTCGGCAAAGTATTTCGAACATTACAGAGAAATACGAGCAAAGTCTCAAGAAAgttgaggagctgcaggagcaaaATGAGAAGATGAGAAAGGAGACggaaaatcttaaaataaagtaTGAGGAGCTGAAGACggagagtgaagaagaagttAGGAAACATCTCAGTGGATGGGAAGAGCAGGCAAAGAGCAAAGAATCTGAAATCCAAAGTGTTTTTGAAGAGAGAGATCTGGAGGTCAGGGAACTTAAAGAGGCAAATGACAAACTGCAAGTACAGATAGAAAGGATGAAGGAAAGGGACGATGAGGCGAAAACGCTGATGAACGAGCAGAGAGAGCATTTTGAgaggcagctggaggagaaacaAAATGAGTTCAGAATTAAGGATGAAGAGATTGAACAGAAATTcttgaaaagggaaaaagaagtAAGGCAAAGGGAACAGGAGCTGAGTAGAAACGAAGAAGAGTTGAGCGAAAGAGGAAGTAAGTTAGATGTGAAAGAGCTAGAACTtgttgaaagagaagaaaagctaGAAAGTAAGGAACAAGAGCTTAGAAAACTGGAGGTGAATCTAGAGatacaacaacaagaacaagagGGAAGAGATCAGTGCGAGCAAGATGTGAGAGTGAAAGCGCAGATTATtgagaaaaaggagagggagcTAGAAAGCTTGCTTCGAGCTCTGGAAGGGAAACAGAAAGAGTTAAGCTGTCACGGTCAAGACCTTCAGAAGAAGGTAAGAGGTCTGAAGGACCAGGGGAAAGAGCTAAAAGATAGGGAGcactatttaaaaaatgaagaacAGGAGTTGATCAACTGGAAGTCGGAGTTGCAGATACGAAACGAGCATGTAAACTCGACGACTCAGCAGTTAGACGAGATGGGGAGAGACTTGGCTTTACTGAAAGAAGAACTTCaccaaaaagagaaaaacttaaAGATCTCACTCAAAAGACTCAACGATTGGGAGCAGAGTCTCGAAGCACGAGAGGCAGGATTGCGTGAGAGGGAGCAAAGGGATTTGGAGAACGAGGTGAGTGCGTTCAATCTCGAAGCTGCAGTTGGGAGCTCGGGAGACGACATCCATATGAGATACCAagaggtcagagagagaagggaagagggaagaggaagagagtcaGAAAGCACAAAGAATGGGGAGGATCAGACGATGAAAACTGCATCGTCAGCCGCGGAGAGCAATAACTGTCATCTTGAAACACTAAAAGAGATGGACATGGCTGATTTTAAGGAAGGGAAGAAAGGCAGAGGGGACCTGGAAATGGAAAAGGTCATCGAGGATATGAGGTTGTTTTCTCAGAGTCGGGGTCAAGGACGCTCAAACCACAAAGACTCTCCTGGATTGGATTTCAAAGTGATGGTGTTAGGGGAGTGCTGGTCATCTCGCTCCCCCGCTGGAGTCACCATCCTGGGTGGGGAAGCGTCCGAACTCGATGGATCTACCTTCAGGTCTTGGAGAGGTCAGATTGCCGGGAGACACCTCGCGGTTGTAGAGCCGCTAGGTTTGAGGTGGCGAGATGGACCGGACCCAACAAACATATCGCTGAGGAAAAGCCTTCTCGACAGCATCTCCTGGTGTCACCCAGGACCTCACGTCGTCCTCCTGCTCATGCCGGCCTTCTTAACCTGCACGCAGAGGTACAGGAGAGCTGTGGAGGAGCACATGAGTTTGCTTGGGGAAGAGATCTGGCAGCGCGCCTTGGTGTTGTTCACATGGGGGGAAACTTTAGGGGTGAGCGCAGAGCAGCACATCCTGAGGAACGGGGAGCTGATGGGGCTCGTAGAGAGATGTGGCGGCAGGTACCATGTGCTGACCAGCAAGAGAACCAACTCTGTGATTGAAGGACTGTttgaaaagatggaggaaataGTGGCTTTGAACAACAGGGAGCAGTGTTTGGTGTAG